One genomic segment of Streptococcus salivarius includes these proteins:
- a CDS encoding citrate synthase: MTTVEINGLKDMIACNTRISSIIDDHLSYSGYDISEFMDNKASFEEVIYLLWNGHLPTQMELKYFEAELRKNYDISDAVEQCILIQSRPHLHPMSVLRSTVSLLGVYNVDAEERSMEAIYQQSIELMAKLPTIITTFARLRTGKMPLKPREDLGFAANFLYMLNGVEPSEIEIEAMNKALILHADHELNASTFAARVCASTLTDIYSCVTTAIGALKGPLHGGANERVFDMLKEIRESGDVNAYLQEKLDSKEKIMGFGHRVYKKQDPREIFLRDMAKKLTEGTENEEFFNMSQEIEEFMKEKKGLIPNVDFYSATVYHTLGIDSDIFTLIFAMSRVAGWIAHIQEQQKNNKLIRPRSQYIGQENMTYIPLEKR; this comes from the coding sequence ATGACAACAGTTGAAATTAATGGACTTAAGGACATGATTGCCTGTAATACTAGGATTTCATCTATTATTGATGATCATTTATCGTATTCGGGATATGATATTTCCGAGTTTATGGATAATAAAGCGTCTTTTGAGGAAGTGATTTATCTCTTGTGGAATGGTCATCTTCCTACGCAAATGGAACTCAAGTATTTTGAAGCTGAGTTGCGTAAGAACTATGATATTTCTGATGCTGTTGAGCAATGCATTCTTATCCAATCTCGTCCCCATTTGCACCCAATGAGTGTTTTACGTTCAACAGTCTCCCTTCTTGGGGTTTACAATGTGGACGCCGAGGAAAGATCCATGGAGGCAATTTATCAGCAAAGTATTGAATTGATGGCTAAATTGCCTACAATTATTACGACTTTTGCACGCTTACGTACTGGTAAAATGCCCCTCAAACCAAGAGAAGATTTAGGTTTTGCGGCTAATTTTCTCTACATGCTGAATGGTGTTGAACCTTCTGAAATTGAAATTGAAGCTATGAATAAGGCTTTAATTCTTCATGCTGATCATGAGTTGAATGCCTCAACTTTTGCAGCGCGTGTTTGTGCCTCGACTCTGACAGATATCTATTCTTGTGTCACAACAGCTATTGGTGCTCTAAAAGGTCCCTTGCATGGTGGAGCTAATGAACGCGTCTTTGATATGCTTAAAGAAATCCGTGAATCTGGTGATGTTAATGCTTACTTGCAGGAAAAACTTGACTCTAAAGAGAAAATCATGGGATTTGGACACCGTGTATACAAGAAACAGGACCCTCGTGAAATTTTCTTAAGAGATATGGCTAAAAAGTTGACAGAGGGTACTGAGAATGAAGAATTCTTTAACATGTCTCAAGAAATTGAAGAATTCATGAAAGAAAAGAAGGGATTGATTCCCAATGTGGACTTCTATTCAGCCACTGTATATCATACTCTAGGAATTGACAGCGATATCTTCACACTTATCTTTGCTATGAGTCGTGTTGCCGGCTGGATTGCTCATATTCAAGAGCAACAAAAAAATAACAAATTGATTCGTCCACGCTCACAATACATCGGACAAGAAAATATGACGTATATTCCTTTAGAAAAACGCTAG
- the acnA gene encoding aconitate hydratase AcnA, whose amino-acid sequence MQEYCSNLTVNGKTFSFYDLEKAAKSHDVKVGELPYTIRILLESLLRKKDGVDVKESHISDLMKFPNFPTVSEVPFKPSRVILQDFTGVPVVVDLASMRDAIVANGGKAEFINPEIPVDLVIDHSVQVDSYGCDTALEDNINLEFKRNNERYEFLKWAEQSFENYRAVPPATGIIHQVNIEFLSDVIIENDGLLYPDSMFGTDSHTTMINGIGVLGWGVGGIEAEAAMLGEASYFPIPEVIGVHLTGELPKIATATDLALKITQVLRSENVVGKFVEYFGPGLKSLSLADRATVANMAPEYGATCGYFPIDDETLNYMRLTNRDEEHIQVTEAYTKANHLFYDPSKEAKYTKIVEIDLSSIKPSISGPKRPQDLILLSDAKQEFQDAVVREAGVRGFGLDKEELAKTANVDFEDHSETIQTGHVAIAAITSCTNTSNPYVLMAAGLLAKKAVEKGLKVSPTVKTSLAPGSKVVTGYLKASGLQTYLDKLGFNLVGYGCTTCIGNSGDLRPEVAKAIVDTDLLASAVLSGNRNFEGRINPLVKANFLASPPLVVAYALAGNTNIDLTTEPLGFDDNGQAVYLEDVMPSREEIETYVDKYVTRQLFQDEYANVFSDSEKWNAIPTEQSQNYKWNQNSTYIQNPPYFDALGDDLSIEPLKDLKVLAKFGDTVTTDHISPAGNIARNSPAARYLTENGVDYQEFNSYGSRRGNHEVMMRGTFANIRIKNELADGKIGGYTKYDGDILPIYDAAMKYKEANQDTLVIAGKDYGMGSSRDWAAKGANLLGVKVVLAESFERIHRSNLVMMGILPVQFMEGENAESLGLTGHETFSFDLSENPGVHDVITVTASTPEQTKTFKALVRFDADADIRYYKNGGILPMVVRKKLKGA is encoded by the coding sequence ATGCAAGAATACTGTTCAAATCTAACTGTAAATGGTAAGACATTCTCTTTCTATGATCTCGAAAAAGCAGCAAAATCTCATGATGTTAAGGTCGGAGAACTACCTTATACCATTCGAATACTACTTGAAAGTCTCCTCCGAAAAAAAGATGGCGTCGATGTTAAGGAATCTCACATTTCTGACCTGATGAAATTTCCGAATTTTCCGACAGTTTCCGAAGTGCCTTTTAAACCAAGTCGTGTTATCTTACAAGATTTTACAGGAGTTCCTGTTGTTGTTGATTTAGCTTCAATGCGTGATGCTATAGTGGCTAATGGTGGTAAAGCCGAATTTATTAACCCTGAGATTCCAGTGGATTTGGTTATTGACCACTCTGTCCAAGTGGATTCATACGGATGTGATACTGCTCTTGAAGATAACATTAATCTAGAGTTTAAACGTAATAACGAGCGCTATGAATTTCTAAAGTGGGCCGAACAGTCTTTTGAAAATTACCGTGCTGTTCCACCAGCTACAGGGATTATTCATCAGGTTAATATTGAATTTTTGAGTGATGTTATTATTGAAAATGATGGGCTCCTATATCCTGACTCTATGTTTGGTACTGATAGTCATACAACTATGATTAATGGTATTGGCGTTCTTGGTTGGGGTGTTGGCGGTATTGAAGCTGAAGCAGCTATGCTCGGTGAAGCATCTTATTTCCCAATTCCAGAGGTCATTGGTGTACATCTGACGGGAGAGTTGCCTAAAATTGCTACAGCAACAGATTTGGCTCTCAAGATTACTCAGGTACTTCGTTCTGAAAATGTGGTTGGTAAATTTGTTGAGTACTTTGGACCTGGCTTGAAGAGTTTGTCTCTAGCTGACCGTGCTACAGTCGCTAATATGGCACCAGAATATGGAGCGACCTGTGGTTATTTTCCTATTGATGACGAGACTCTTAACTACATGCGTTTAACTAACCGTGATGAGGAACACATCCAAGTCACTGAAGCCTATACAAAAGCCAATCATCTTTTCTATGATCCAAGTAAAGAAGCCAAGTATACTAAGATTGTTGAAATTGATTTGTCATCCATTAAACCTTCTATCTCAGGTCCTAAACGTCCACAGGATTTGATTCTCTTATCAGATGCTAAGCAAGAATTTCAAGATGCAGTGGTACGAGAAGCTGGTGTCCGTGGTTTTGGTTTGGATAAGGAAGAGCTAGCAAAAACTGCAAACGTTGACTTTGAGGATCATTCAGAAACAATTCAAACAGGTCATGTGGCCATTGCAGCTATCACATCATGTACCAATACTTCAAATCCTTACGTTCTTATGGCAGCCGGTCTTTTAGCTAAAAAAGCGGTTGAGAAAGGATTAAAAGTATCTCCAACAGTGAAGACATCTTTGGCACCAGGTTCTAAGGTTGTTACTGGTTATCTCAAAGCTTCAGGCTTGCAAACCTATCTAGATAAGCTTGGCTTTAACTTGGTAGGTTACGGTTGCACAACCTGTATTGGGAACTCAGGAGACTTACGTCCTGAGGTGGCTAAGGCTATTGTAGACACTGATTTATTAGCGAGTGCTGTTTTGTCAGGAAATCGTAATTTTGAAGGGCGTATTAATCCACTTGTTAAAGCGAATTTCTTGGCTAGCCCACCATTGGTTGTTGCTTATGCCTTAGCTGGTAACACGAATATTGATTTGACAACTGAACCTTTAGGTTTTGACGACAATGGTCAAGCTGTTTATTTAGAGGATGTTATGCCATCTCGTGAAGAAATTGAGACTTATGTTGATAAATACGTCACTCGTCAACTTTTCCAAGATGAATATGCTAATGTCTTTTCTGATAGCGAGAAGTGGAATGCCATTCCTACTGAACAAAGTCAAAATTATAAATGGAATCAAAACTCTACCTATATTCAAAACCCACCTTATTTTGATGCTTTAGGAGATGATTTGAGCATTGAACCATTGAAAGATTTGAAGGTTTTGGCTAAATTCGGAGATACGGTAACAACAGACCATATTTCTCCAGCAGGCAATATTGCCAGAAATAGTCCAGCAGCTCGTTATTTGACTGAGAATGGTGTTGATTATCAAGAATTCAATTCTTATGGTAGCCGTCGTGGAAATCACGAAGTCATGATGCGAGGAACCTTTGCTAATATTCGTATCAAGAATGAGTTAGCAGATGGAAAAATTGGTGGATATACTAAATATGATGGTGACATTCTACCTATATACGATGCTGCTATGAAATATAAAGAAGCTAATCAAGATACGCTTGTAATTGCCGGTAAGGATTATGGTATGGGCTCAAGTCGTGACTGGGCGGCTAAAGGTGCTAATCTTCTTGGTGTAAAAGTAGTGCTTGCTGAGAGTTTTGAGCGTATTCACCGTTCAAATCTCGTTATGATGGGGATTTTACCAGTCCAATTTATGGAAGGAGAAAATGCTGAAAGTCTTGGATTGACAGGACATGAGACCTTTAGCTTTGACCTTTCAGAAAATCCAGGTGTCCATGATGTTATCACCGTTACAGCTTCAACACCTGAACAAACCAAAACTTTTAAAGCTTTGGTACGCTTTGATGCAGATGCTGATATTCGCTACTATAAAAATGGTGGTATCTTGCCAATGGTTGTAAGAAAAAAATTGAAGGGAGCCTAA
- the nrdH gene encoding glutaredoxin-like protein NrdH, whose translation MAKITLFSKNNCMQCKMTKKFLEKEGADFEEINIDEQPEKIDYVKSLGFTAAPVIEAGDIIFSGFQPAKLKEIL comes from the coding sequence ATGGCAAAGATTACATTGTTTTCTAAAAACAACTGCATGCAGTGCAAAATGACTAAAAAATTCTTGGAAAAGGAAGGTGCTGATTTCGAAGAAATCAACATTGATGAACAGCCAGAAAAAATCGATTACGTTAAAAGCCTCGGTTTCACTGCTGCTCCAGTTATTGAAGCCGGCGATATCATCTTTTCAGGTTTTCAACCGGCTAAACTTAAAGAAATCCTTTAA
- the nrdE gene encoding class 1b ribonucleoside-diphosphate reductase subunit alpha, with the protein MSLKNLGDVSYFRLNNEINRPVNGQIPLHKDKEALRAFFLENVKPNSMAFNSITDKINYLIENDYIESEFIGKYEPAFIEKLSAEIHSQKFRFQSFMAAYKFYQQYALKTNDGESYLESIEDRVLFNALYFADGDENLASDLANEMIHQRYQPATPSFLNAGRSRRGELVSCFLIQVTDDMNSIGRSINSALQLSRIGGGVGISLSNLREAGAPIKGYAGAASGVVPVMKLFEDSFSYSNQLGQRQGAGVVYLDVFHPDILAFLSTKKENADEKVRVKTLSLGVTVPDKFYELARNNEDMYLFSPYSVEKEYGKPYNYIDITAMYDELVANPNITKTKINARELETEISKLQQESGYPYIVNVDTANRHNPIDGKIIMSNLCSEILQVQTPSELNDAQEFVKLGTDISCNLGSTNILNMMTSPDFGRSIRAMTRALTFVTDSSSIDAVPSIKNGNQQAHTFGLGAMGLHSYLAKHHIEYGSPESVEFTNIYFMLMNYWTLVESNNIARERQETFVGFEKSKYADGSYFDKYVTGQYVPKSDRIKELFDGHFIPQAKDWEELRELVKKDGLYHQNRLAVAPNGSISYINDCSASIHPITQRIEERQEKKIGKIYYPANGLSTDTIPFYTSAYDMDMRKVIDVYAAATEHVDQGLSLTLFLRSELPKEIYEWKTENKQTTRDLSILRNYAFNKGIKSIYYIRTYTDDGEEVGSNQCESCVI; encoded by the coding sequence ATGTCTTTAAAAAATCTTGGCGATGTCTCATACTTCCGCCTCAATAACGAAATTAACCGTCCTGTTAACGGTCAAATTCCTTTGCATAAGGACAAAGAAGCGCTTCGTGCCTTCTTCCTTGAAAACGTTAAGCCAAATTCAATGGCATTCAACAGCATCACAGATAAAATTAATTATTTGATTGAGAACGATTATATTGAGTCTGAATTCATCGGTAAATACGAACCTGCTTTCATCGAAAAATTGTCTGCAGAAATTCATTCTCAAAAATTCCGCTTCCAATCTTTCATGGCAGCCTACAAGTTCTACCAACAATATGCCCTCAAAACAAACGATGGCGAGTCTTACCTCGAAAGTATTGAAGATCGTGTTCTATTCAACGCCCTTTACTTTGCTGATGGTGATGAAAACCTAGCTAGTGACCTTGCCAACGAAATGATTCACCAACGTTACCAACCTGCTACTCCTTCATTTTTAAATGCTGGACGTAGTCGTCGTGGTGAACTCGTGTCATGTTTCCTTATTCAAGTAACAGATGACATGAATTCTATCGGACGTTCTATCAACTCTGCCCTCCAGTTATCACGTATTGGTGGTGGGGTAGGTATTAGCCTGTCTAACCTTCGTGAAGCTGGTGCTCCTATCAAAGGATATGCTGGGGCAGCCTCTGGTGTCGTGCCTGTTATGAAGCTTTTTGAAGATAGCTTCTCTTACTCAAATCAACTTGGTCAACGTCAAGGTGCTGGTGTTGTTTATTTGGATGTTTTCCACCCAGACATCCTTGCCTTCCTTTCTACTAAGAAAGAGAATGCTGATGAGAAGGTGCGTGTTAAGACACTGTCACTTGGTGTTACAGTTCCAGATAAATTCTACGAGTTGGCACGTAATAATGAAGATATGTACCTCTTCAGCCCTTACTCAGTCGAAAAAGAGTACGGTAAACCATATAACTACATTGATATTACAGCTATGTACGATGAGTTGGTTGCCAATCCAAATATCACAAAAACCAAGATTAATGCCCGTGAGCTAGAAACTGAAATTTCTAAACTCCAACAAGAATCAGGTTATCCATATATCGTCAATGTTGATACAGCCAATCGACACAATCCAATCGATGGTAAGATTATCATGTCCAACCTCTGTTCTGAAATTCTTCAAGTTCAAACACCAAGTGAACTTAACGATGCACAAGAGTTTGTTAAACTCGGTACAGACATTTCATGTAACCTTGGATCAACTAATATCCTTAACATGATGACTTCACCTGACTTTGGTCGTTCGATTAGAGCAATGACACGTGCGCTTACCTTTGTTACAGATAGCTCAAGTATTGATGCTGTACCATCTATCAAAAATGGTAACCAACAAGCTCATACCTTTGGTTTGGGAGCTATGGGGCTTCACTCTTACCTCGCTAAACACCATATCGAGTATGGTAGCCCTGAATCTGTTGAATTCACTAATATCTACTTCATGCTAATGAACTACTGGACTTTAGTTGAATCTAACAACATTGCCCGTGAACGTCAAGAAACCTTTGTCGGTTTTGAAAAATCAAAATATGCTGATGGTTCTTACTTTGACAAATACGTTACAGGCCAATACGTTCCTAAATCTGACCGTATCAAAGAACTTTTCGATGGCCACTTCATCCCACAAGCCAAAGATTGGGAAGAACTCCGTGAACTCGTTAAGAAAGATGGACTCTACCATCAAAACCGTTTAGCTGTTGCGCCAAATGGCTCAATCTCTTACATTAACGACTGTTCGGCTTCTATCCATCCAATCACACAACGTATTGAAGAACGTCAAGAAAAGAAAATCGGAAAAATCTATTATCCAGCCAACGGTCTTTCAACAGACACAATTCCTTTCTATACCTCAGCCTACGACATGGACATGCGTAAAGTTATCGACGTTTATGCCGCTGCGACTGAACACGTTGATCAAGGTTTGTCATTAACCCTGTTCTTGCGTAGTGAGTTACCAAAAGAAATTTACGAATGGAAAACAGAAAATAAACAAACGACTCGTGACCTTTCTATCCTTCGTAACTACGCCTTTAACAAGGGAATTAAATCAATCTACTACATCCGTACTTATACAGATGACGGTGAAGAGGTTGGTTCTAACCAATGTGAAAGCTGTGTCATCTAA
- the nrdF gene encoding class 1b ribonucleoside-diphosphate reductase subunit beta, with protein sequence METYYKAINWNEIEDAIDKSTWEKLTEQFWLDTRIPLSNDLDDWRKLSAEEKDLVGKVFGGLTLLDTMQSQTGVEAIRADVRTPHEEAVLNNIQFMESVHAKSYSSIFSTLNTKSEIEEIFEWTNSNEYLQTKAKIINDIYENGTPLQKKVASTYLETFLFYSGFFTPLYYLGNNKLANVAEIIKLIIRDESVHGTYIGYKFQLGFNELPEEEQESFREWMYDLLYQLYENEELYTKSLYDGVGWTEEVMTFLRYNANKALMNLGQDPLFPDSANDVNPIVMNGISTGTSNHDFFSQVGNGYLLGTVEAMQDDDYNYGL encoded by the coding sequence ATGGAAACTTACTACAAAGCCATTAACTGGAATGAAATCGAAGATGCGATTGATAAATCTACTTGGGAAAAATTGACGGAACAATTTTGGCTAGATACACGTATCCCACTTTCAAATGACCTTGATGACTGGCGTAAACTTTCAGCTGAAGAAAAGGATTTGGTTGGAAAAGTTTTCGGTGGTTTAACCTTGCTAGATACCATGCAATCTCAAACTGGTGTTGAAGCCATTCGTGCAGACGTCCGTACACCTCATGAAGAAGCTGTATTGAACAACATTCAGTTCATGGAATCTGTTCACGCGAAATCTTACTCTTCAATCTTCTCAACTTTGAATACTAAATCTGAAATTGAAGAAATTTTCGAGTGGACTAACAGTAACGAATACCTCCAAACCAAGGCGAAAATCATTAACGATATCTATGAAAATGGAACGCCTCTTCAGAAAAAGGTTGCTTCAACATATCTTGAAACATTCCTTTTCTATTCAGGGTTCTTCACTCCACTCTATTATCTTGGTAATAACAAGCTGGCTAATGTCGCTGAAATCATTAAGCTCATTATCCGTGACGAATCTGTTCACGGAACTTATATTGGCTATAAATTCCAACTAGGGTTCAACGAATTACCTGAAGAAGAGCAAGAAAGTTTCCGTGAATGGATGTATGATCTCCTCTACCAATTGTATGAAAATGAAGAGCTCTACACTAAATCTCTTTATGATGGTGTTGGATGGACTGAGGAAGTCATGACTTTCCTACGTTATAACGCCAACAAGGCTCTCATGAACCTGGGACAAGATCCACTCTTCCCAGATAGTGCGAACGATGTTAACCCAATCGTTATGAATGGTATTTCTACAGGAACATCTAACCACGACTTCTTCTCTCAAGTTGGTAATGGTTACCTTCTAGGTACTGTTGAAGCCATGCAAGATGATGATTATAACTACGGACTATAA
- the ileS gene encoding isoleucine--tRNA ligase, giving the protein MKLKETLNLGKTAFPMRAGLPNKEPIWQKEWEDAKMYQRRQELNQGKPHFTLHDGPPYANGNIHVGHAMNKISKDIIVRSKSMSGFYAPYVPGWDTHGLPIEQVLAKQGVKRKELDRAEYLKMCRDYALSQVDKQREDFKRLGVSADWDNPYVTLTPDYEAAQIRVFGEMAKKGYIYQGAKPVYWSWSSESALAEAEIEYHDLVSTSLYYANKVKDGKGVLDTDTYIVVWTTTPFTVTASRGLTVGADIEYVLVKPAGENRKFVVASELLNSLSEKFGWTDVEVLQSYRGEELNQIVTEHPWDTEVDELVILGDHVTTDSGTGIVHTAPGFGEDDYNVGIANGLEVAVTVNERGIMMENAGPDFEGQFYDKVAPIVMEKLGDLLLAKEEISHSYPFDWRTKKPIIWRAVPQWFASVSKFRQEILDEIEKVKFHSEWGKVRLYNMIRDRGDWVISRQRAWGVPLPIFYAEDKTPIMTEETIEHVAKLFEEHGSVIWWERDAKDLLPEGFTHPGSPNGEFTKETDIMDVWFDSGSSWNGVVVNRPELTYPADLYLEGSDQYRGWFNSSLITSVANNGVAPYKQLLSQGFALDGKGEKMSKSLGNTIAPSDVEKQFGAEILRLWVTSVDTTNDVRISMDILSQVSESYRKIRNTLRFLIANTSDFNPTTDAVAFEDLRSVDQYMTIRFNQLVKTIRDAYANFEFLTIYKTLVNFINVELSAFYLDFAKDVVYIESAESLERRQMQTVFYDILVKITKLLTPILPHTAEEIWSYLEFETEDYVQLSELPEAEDFAGQDALLENWNAFMDFRGQAQKALEEARNEKVIGKSLEAHLTIYPNAEVKELLEGLNTNLAQLLIVSALTIAEGDAPESAVSFEGVAFTVERAEGDVCDRCRRIDPTTKERSYNATICDHCASIVEENFAEGVAEGFEVKAK; this is encoded by the coding sequence ATGAAACTCAAAGAAACCTTAAATCTAGGTAAGACAGCTTTTCCAATGCGAGCTGGACTTCCTAACAAAGAACCAATCTGGCAAAAAGAGTGGGAAGATGCTAAGATGTATCAACGTCGTCAAGAGTTGAACCAAGGTAAACCTCACTTCACTCTTCATGATGGTCCTCCGTATGCCAATGGTAATATTCACGTTGGACATGCGATGAATAAAATTTCTAAGGATATCATTGTTCGTTCAAAATCAATGTCTGGTTTCTATGCTCCTTACGTTCCTGGTTGGGATACGCATGGTCTTCCAATTGAGCAAGTGTTGGCAAAACAAGGTGTGAAACGTAAAGAACTTGATCGTGCTGAATACCTTAAGATGTGTCGTGATTATGCACTTTCACAAGTTGACAAACAACGTGAAGATTTCAAACGTCTTGGTGTTTCGGCTGATTGGGATAACCCATATGTTACTTTGACACCAGACTATGAGGCTGCACAAATCCGTGTCTTTGGTGAGATGGCTAAAAAAGGTTACATCTATCAAGGTGCAAAACCAGTTTATTGGTCATGGTCATCAGAGTCAGCACTTGCTGAAGCAGAAATCGAGTACCATGATTTAGTTTCAACCTCACTTTACTATGCCAATAAGGTAAAGGATGGTAAAGGAGTACTAGACACAGATACATATATCGTAGTTTGGACAACAACACCATTTACAGTAACAGCTTCACGTGGTTTGACTGTTGGTGCTGATATTGAATACGTTCTCGTAAAACCTGCCGGAGAAAACCGCAAATTTGTCGTTGCTTCTGAATTACTTAATAGTCTTTCTGAGAAATTTGGTTGGACTGATGTGGAAGTACTTCAGTCATACCGTGGTGAAGAATTGAATCAAATCGTCACTGAACACCCATGGGATACAGAAGTTGATGAGCTTGTTATCCTTGGTGACCACGTTACTACAGATTCAGGTACAGGTATCGTCCATACGGCTCCTGGTTTTGGTGAGGATGACTATAACGTAGGTATTGCTAATGGCCTTGAAGTTGCCGTAACTGTTAATGAGCGTGGTATCATGATGGAAAATGCTGGTCCTGATTTTGAAGGTCAGTTCTACGATAAAGTGGCTCCAATTGTTATGGAAAAACTCGGTGATTTGCTCCTTGCTAAAGAAGAAATCTCACACTCATACCCATTTGACTGGCGTACGAAGAAACCAATCATCTGGCGTGCCGTACCACAATGGTTTGCCTCTGTTTCTAAATTCCGTCAAGAGATTTTGGATGAGATTGAAAAAGTTAAATTCCATTCTGAGTGGGGTAAAGTTCGTCTTTACAACATGATTCGTGACCGTGGTGACTGGGTAATCTCTCGCCAACGTGCTTGGGGTGTGCCACTCCCAATCTTCTATGCTGAAGATAAAACACCAATCATGACTGAAGAAACAATCGAACATGTGGCTAAACTTTTCGAAGAGCACGGTTCAGTTATCTGGTGGGAACGTGATGCCAAAGATCTTCTTCCAGAAGGCTTTACACATCCAGGTTCACCAAACGGAGAGTTTACTAAAGAAACTGACATTATGGACGTATGGTTTGACTCAGGTTCATCATGGAATGGTGTTGTAGTTAACCGTCCTGAGTTAACTTATCCAGCTGACCTCTATCTTGAAGGTTCAGACCAATATCGTGGATGGTTTAACTCATCACTTATCACATCTGTTGCTAATAATGGTGTTGCACCATATAAACAACTCTTGTCTCAAGGTTTTGCGCTTGATGGTAAGGGTGAAAAGATGTCTAAATCCCTTGGTAATACTATTGCTCCTAGTGATGTTGAGAAACAATTTGGTGCTGAAATTCTTCGTCTTTGGGTAACAAGTGTTGATACAACTAATGACGTTCGTATCTCAATGGATATCCTTAGCCAAGTATCAGAATCTTATCGTAAGATTCGTAACACACTTCGTTTCTTGATTGCTAATACATCTGACTTCAATCCAACAACTGATGCAGTAGCCTTTGAAGACTTGCGTTCTGTAGATCAGTACATGACTATTCGATTTAACCAATTAGTTAAGACTATTCGTGATGCCTATGCAAACTTTGAATTCTTAACTATCTACAAAACCTTGGTTAACTTTATTAACGTTGAGTTGTCTGCTTTCTATCTTGATTTTGCCAAAGATGTGGTTTATATTGAGAGTGCAGAATCACTTGAACGTCGTCAAATGCAAACAGTCTTCTACGATATTCTTGTCAAGATTACAAAACTATTGACTCCAATTCTTCCTCACACTGCAGAAGAAATTTGGTCATATCTTGAATTTGAAACAGAAGACTATGTTCAATTGTCAGAGTTGCCAGAAGCAGAAGATTTCGCTGGTCAAGATGCACTTCTTGAAAATTGGAATGCCTTCATGGATTTCCGTGGCCAAGCTCAAAAAGCTTTGGAAGAAGCGCGTAACGAAAAAGTTATCGGTAAATCGCTTGAAGCTCATTTGACAATCTATCCTAATGCTGAAGTCAAAGAACTTCTTGAAGGTTTGAATACTAACCTTGCTCAACTTTTGATCGTTTCAGCATTGACTATTGCTGAAGGAGATGCTCCTGAGTCTGCTGTAAGCTTTGAAGGTGTAGCATTCACAGTAGAACGTGCTGAAGGAGATGTCTGTGATCGTTGCCGTCGTATCGATCCAACTACCAAAGAACGTAGCTACAATGCGACTATCTGTGATCATTGTGCTAGCATTGTTGAAGAAAACTTTGCAGAAGGTGTCGCAGAAGGTTTTGAAGTAAAAGCAAAATAA
- a CDS encoding DivIVA domain-containing protein, producing MAITALDIKDKQFTTKFRGYNEQEVDEFLDIIVDDYEDLVRDNRELAARVKELEEKLAYFDEMKESLSQSVILAQETAEKVKASAADESANLINKANFNATHLVEEAKSKASEILRDATDEAKRVAIETEELKRQSRVFHQRLLAAVEGQLSLASAPEWGELLQPTAIYLQNSDAAFKEVVEKVLDEHVPDSNDAASFDATRQFTPDEMAELQRRVAESNKQVEDFSSPEVDETNEVVSTPVDFGIPDTFESEVADFPTSAPVDEDFDLQPESTGEINLNETQTFKLNISE from the coding sequence ATGGCTATTACAGCACTTGATATTAAAGATAAACAGTTTACAACTAAATTTCGTGGATATAATGAGCAAGAAGTTGATGAATTTCTTGATATTATTGTAGATGATTATGAAGATTTGGTTCGTGACAATCGTGAACTTGCTGCTCGTGTAAAAGAGCTTGAAGAAAAATTGGCTTATTTTGATGAAATGAAAGAATCATTGAGTCAATCAGTTATTTTGGCTCAAGAAACAGCTGAAAAAGTTAAAGCTTCAGCGGCTGATGAATCAGCTAACTTGATTAATAAGGCTAACTTCAATGCTACTCATTTGGTTGAAGAAGCTAAATCTAAAGCATCTGAAATTCTTCGTGATGCAACAGATGAAGCCAAACGTGTTGCCATCGAAACGGAAGAACTTAAACGTCAAAGTCGTGTCTTCCACCAACGCCTATTGGCTGCAGTTGAAGGTCAGCTTAGCTTGGCAAGTGCTCCAGAATGGGGTGAATTGTTGCAACCAACAGCTATTTATCTTCAAAATTCAGATGCTGCCTTTAAAGAAGTTGTTGAAAAAGTTTTGGATGAACATGTACCAGATTCAAATGACGCAGCTTCATTTGATGCAACTCGTCAATTCACTCCTGATGAAATGGCTGAACTTCAACGTCGCGTTGCTGAAAGTAATAAGCAAGTTGAAGATTTCTCTAGTCCAGAAGTTGATGAAACAAACGAAGTTGTTTCAACTCCAGTTGATTTTGGTATTCCAGATACTTTCGAGAGTGAAGTAGCAGATTTCCCAACTTCAGCACCAGTAGATGAAGATTTTGATTTACAACCTGAGTCAACAGGTGAAATTAATCTTAACGAAACACAAACGTTTAAATTGAATATTAGCGAATAA